GCGCTGGTTTCCCTGTGGCTCGGGCGCCTGAGCGGGCGCCAGGCGTTTTCCGCCGGGTTTATTTTTATGCGCCGGATTGGCTCCGCCGCACTTTGTGCTACGGGGCCGGTGCTCAATGTGCTGCCCTATGATGTGCGCATTACTCCGGGCCAGCGCCTGGTGGATCTGGCCGCCAGCCTGGCCGGGCAGATGAAAAAATGCCGCCGCCACCAGCGCTATGACGCCGAGCAGGTTCAGCGCGATCGTGGCCCGGCGGCCCAGGGGTCCCCCCTGTACAGCACCGTGGTCAACCTGAAAATGTTCGATTACCGGCTGGATTTTGACGGCATCAGCGGTATTACCCACCAGCTGGCATCGGGCCCGGTACGCGATCTGGAAATTGCCCTGTATCTGGATGAACAGAACAACGCCACGGTAGAGCTGCTGGCAAACCCGGATCGCTACGCTGCCGCCACGTTGCGCCGCCATCTGGAGCGCCTGCCCCTGCTGGCCCGCCAGTTTGCCTGCCAGCCTGACTTGCCCTGTGATCAGGCGAATCTGCTGCATAAAGGGGAGCAGCAGCGGCTGGCGAAAGTGAATGATACCGGGCGCATGACCGCCGCCCTGACCCTGAGCGATATTATCGACCGCCAGGCGGCCCTGACCCCGGAAGCGCCCGCCCTGGCAGACGCGCACCACCAGCTGAGCTACCGGGAGATGCGTGCCCAGGTGGTGGCTCTGGCCCGTCGCCTGCAGGGGCAGGGGGTTCAGCCCGGTGATGTGGTGGCAGTGGCGCTCCCGCGCTCGGTGTTTTTATCGCTGGCGCTACAGGCCATTGTGGAGTGCGGTGCGGCCTGGCTACCGCTGGATACCGGCTACCCGGATGACCGGCTGCATATGATGCTGGAAGATGCCCGCCCCCGGCTGCTGATTGCCGACGCCGCGCAGCAGGCCCGTTTTGCCCGCCTGCCGGATCTGGCCATCCTTACCTGTGACCAGCTGGCACCACCGGGGGGGGAGGCCGGTGCGCTGGGTATCTCGCGCCCGGCACACACCGCCTACGTTATTTTTACCTCCGGCTCAACCGGCCGCCCGAAAGGGGTTATGGTCGATCAGCGGGCGATTGTTAACCGCCTGCTGTGGATGCAGGACCACTACCCGCTGGGGGCGCAGGATGTGGTGCTGCAAAAGACCCCCAGCAGTTTTGATGTTTCCGTATGGGAGTTCTTCTGGCCGCTGATGGTGGGGGCGCGCCTGGTGATGGCCCCGCCGGATGCCCACCGGGATCCGGTAGTGTTGCGGGCGCTGTTACAGCACTGGCAGGTGACCACCACCCACTTTGTGCCTTCCATGCTGGCGGCATTTGTCGCCGCGCTGGACGGTGAGCACAGCGTGGCGCAGTGCAGCAGTCTGCGCCAGGTGTTCTGTAGCGGGGAGGCGCTGCCGGTGGCCCTGTGCCGGGAGTGGGAGCAACTGACCGGCATTGCGCTCCATAATCTGTACGGGCCAACGGAAGCCGCCGTGGATGTGAGCTGGTATCCGGCATTTGGCCCGGCGCTGGCGCAGGTACAGGGCAACAGCGTGCCCATTGGCTGGCCGGTGTGGAACACGGGGCTGCGCATTCTTGATGCCAGTATGCAGCCTGTGCCACCGGGGGTGGCGGGGGATCTCTATCTTACCGGGATCCAGCTGGCTCAGGGGTATCTGGGCCGCGCCGATCTGACCGCCAGCCGCTTTGTGGCGGATCCTCAGGCGTGCGGGCAGCGCATGTACCGCACCGGAGATGTGGCCCGCTGGCTGGATAACGGCGCGGTGGAGTATCTGGGGCGCAGTGACGATCAGCTGAAAATTCGCGGCCAGCGTATTGAGCTGGGGGATATTGACCGGGCGCTGTTGCAGTTGCCCGGGGTAGCCCAGGGGGTGGCCCATGCCTGTGTGCTGAACGATAACCTGACCGGCGGCGGAGACGCGCGCCAACTGGTGGGGTATCTGGTGGCGGAGCCGGGCCAGCAGCTGGACTGCGACGCGCTGCGCGACCAGCTGGCGCAGGCGCTGCCGCCGCATATGGTGCCGGTGGTGCTGGTGGCGCTGGCGCAGTTCCCGCTGAGTGCGAACGGCAAGCTGGATCGTAAAGCGTTGCCGCGCCCGCTTCTGGCGCGGCCTGCCGGGCGGGCACCGGCACCGGGGGGGGAAACCACGGTTGCGGCGGCTTTTGCTGAGCTGCTTGGCTGTGAGGTAAACAGCGCCAGTGATGATTTCTTCGCCCTCGGGGGCCACTCCCTGCTGGCGATGCGCCTGGCAGCGCAACTGCGCGAGCAACTGGCCCGGCCGGTGACCGTGGGGCAGGTGATGGAAGCCTCCACTGTGGCGTCCCTGGCGGCAGTGCTGGCCCACTGCAACAGTGAGGAGGCCGCCCGGCAGGCCGGGTTTGATAGCGTGCTGGCGCTGCGGCGCACCAACGGCCCGGCGCTGTTTTGCTTCCACCCGGCTTCCGGGCTGGCCTGGCAGTTTAGCGTGCTGCAACGCTATCTGCCGGAAAACTGGTCGCTTATCGGGATCCAGTCGCCACGCCCGCAGGGCCCGATGCAGCAGTGCGCAACCCTTGATGAGGTGGTGGAGCACCATCTGGCAACCCTGCGCCAGCAGCAGCCCCACGGGCCCTATTATTTACTGGGGTACTCGCTGGGCGGCACGCTGGCCCAGGCACTGGCTGCCCGGCTGGAGCAGGCAGGGGAGAGGGTGGCGTTTCTCGGGTTACTGGACACCTGGCCGCCAGAGAGCCAGAACTGGGCAGATAAAGCCGCCGGTGAACTGGATCCGGCGGTACTGGCAGAAATCGAACGTGAGCGGGAGGCTTTCCTTGCCGCCCAGCGCGGCCAGCCTTCGGAGCATTTGTTCAGCACGATTTCCGGAAACTACCAGGATGCGGTGCGCCTGCTGACCACGGCACATACCCGGCGGTTTAGCGGTAAAGCCACGCTGTTTGTGGCCAGCGAAACGCAGGCTTCAGGAATGGACGCGCGCCAGGTCTGGGCGCCCTGGCTGGGCGGGCTGGATATCTACCCGGTTAACTGCACCCACGTCGATATTATTTCGCCAGCTCAGCTGATGCACATTGGTCCGGTGCTGCGGGAGGTGCTGGCGGGGTAAGGCTGCTGTTTTCCGGGTTGCTGATGGCACCCGGATGCGGGTTAATCTCATAAAAAGCCTGATCTGGCCTTTTCATTTCCGCATGACGGTTGGATGACTGGGCCAGACAGCCTGCCGCCAGTAAGGTCACACCGATAAGAGCGAGGCGCTCCCCGCACTACTCCCGGAGCCTATTCTGGGCTATATTGGGCCCACTATCGTTCACCCCTTTTTGTACAGGTAACACCGGCAATGGCTCTGATCCCTAAAAACTACGCGCGCCTGGAAAGTGGCTATCGCGAAAAAGCGTTAAAAATTTACCCGTGGGTATGCGGGCGCTGCTCGCGGGAATTTGTCTATTCAAACCTGCGTGAGTTGACGGTGCACCATATCGATCACGACCACACCAATAACCCGGAAGACGGCAGCAACTGGGAGTTACTGTGCCTGTACTGCCATGATCATGAGCATTCAAAGTACACGGAAGCGGACCAGTACGGCACCACGGTGGTTGCCGGTGAGGATGCGCAAGATGATGTGGGCGTGGCAACCTACAACCCCTTTGCCGATCTCAAAGCGATGCTGAATAAGAAAAAATAAGGCTGACCCCTGCGGTAAAACAAAACCAGCTTCAGCGGCTGAAATGCCGCTGAATGTCAGTTAATAGCCGCGAGGGTGTTAACCCCCGCATAAAGGCAATCGGCGAAAACGCAGGTGCGGCTCAAGGACTGGCTGCCAGGATGGCAGCCAGAAGGAAGGTTGAGGCATGGATGCCGCATAACATTGTCAGGAACAATGTTAAACAGCGCTTGCGCTGGCCCCGGAGGGGTGAGCCTCATGGATGAGGCGAATAATCCTGACTGGTCCGCCAGAGCAAGCCGGAGTTGCAGCGAACCGCGTAGCGGCGACAACATTGCCGGGAGCAATGTTGAACGACATTCATGTCGGCCCGCAGGGGGAGCCCCAGGGATGGGGCGACTAACGACCGCGGGCCGGCGAGGTCTCCAGGAGGGGGCCGGTCCCCCCTCCTGGAACGCGACCAGGTTCCGTACACAACATATGAGTGCCCATCGTCGGGGAGCGGAACCGGCTCACTGAACGAACATATTCCGGATCACACTGACGACATTAAAGCTGCTACCGGCACCACAAGGCCAGTGTAAATCGCCGGATTCTACTGGTTAGCGCGGACGGTGACGCCCGAGGGGCACCACCAGCGGTGTATCCGCCACCGGATCGCGGATAATGACACACGGCATACCGTAAATCTCCTCAATCAACCCGGCGGTGATTATCTCCCGCGGGTCCCCCTCGGCTACAATTTTGCCGTCGCGCAGGGCAATCAGGTGGCTGGCGTAGCGGCAGGCCTGGTTAAGGTCGTGCAGCACTGCGGCCAGGGTGTAGCCCTTTTGCTGGTTGAGCTGGCTTAACAGCTCCATCAGCTCTATCTGATGGCTGATATCCAGCCAGGTGGTGGGCTCATCAAGCAGCAGAATATCGGTCTGCTGGGCCAGCACCATGGCTATCCATACCCGCTGGCGCTGGCCGCCGGAGAGGTTATCGACCGGGCGATCCGCCAGCTCGGTGATGCCGGTGGCCTGCATGGCGTGCTGCACGTGCTCTTCATCTTCCTGGCGCCAGCGGCTGAACAGGGGCTGGTGCGGGTAGCGCCCGCGCATGACCAGCTCACGCACGCTGATATCCTCCGGCGTGCGGGCATTCTGGGCCAGCAGGCCAATTTTGCGCGCCACGCTTTTCGTCGGCAGCCCGGCAATGGCTTCGCCATCCAGCAGAACCTCTCCGGCCAGCGGTTTCATCAGGCGGCTCAGGGTGCGCAACAGGGTCGATTTCCCGCAGCCGTTCGGGCCGATAATCGCGGTAAATTTCCCCTGCGGAATGGCAACAGACAGCCCGTCGGCCACAATATGTTTCCCGTAGCCGAGGGTTAAGGCATTGCCGCGTAAGCGGGACTCGACAGTCTGGCTCATCGTTTACGGGACTCCTGAATCAGTAACACAATAAGATAGATGCCCCCGAGGCTGACGGTAATCACCCCCACCGGAAGCTGATAAGGCAGGAAAAGCCGCTGGGCGCACAAGTCGGCGGCCAGCAGCAGCACGGCACCGCACAACGCCGCCTGCATCAGACCATAACGCACCGTGCCGGATAACCGGCGGGCGATATGCGGCGCCACCAGCGCAACAAAAGAGATGGGCCCGGCCAGAGCCGTGGCAGCGGCGGTCAGAATGACTGCCGCCAGCATCAGTAACAGCCGGGAGCGCTCAACCGCCACCCCCAGCGCGCAGGCGCTGTCGTCGCCCATCTCCAGCATACGCAGACGGCGGGCCAGCAGTATCACCGCCAGCAGGGTAACGATAATCAGCGGTGCAGAGGGAAACGCCTTCCCCCAGGTCAGGCCATTGAGGGAGCCCGCATTCCAGAGCCCTGCGGAGATAGCCGTTTCCAGCGAGGCGTGCAGCAACAGCCAGGTGTTGATCCCAAGCAGCATGGCCCGCACCCCGATACCGATGATAATTAACCGGAAGGTATCAATGCCGCCGCGCCAGGCAAACGACCAGACCACCAGCGCACTGAGGATCCCCCCGGCCATGGCCGCCATGGCCACGGCGGTGCTTTGCTGGTCAAAAAATACCATCGCCACCAGCACGCCACTCCAGGCCCCGGCGTTAAACCCCATGACATCCGGGCTGCCGAGCGGGTTGCGCAGCAGGGACTGAAAAATCGCCCCGCTGATGCCCAGCGCCGCCCCGATAAGCAGGGCCAGGGCGATGCGCGGCAGGCGCCACTCCACCACCACTAGCTGGACATTACGCGGCGCGCTGCCGGTGAGCACCCCGTACAGCAGCTGGCCGGATAACGGTATGGTGCCGCCTGCCAGGCTCCACCACACCAGGGCGATCGCGCCGAGGATAAGGGCCATAACCGCAAGGTGAAAACGGGAGAGTAACCGCATTATGACCACCCCCCGCTGCGGCGACGGCGCACCAGATAAATCAGCACCGGGGCGCCAATAAACGCGCTGACAATAGCAACCCGCAACTCCCCGGGAACGATAACCCGGCCAATCACATCCGCCAGCAGTAATAAAGAAGGTGTCGCCAGCAGGGTGGTGGGCAGGATCCAGCGGTGATCCGGCCCCACCAGCCAGCGGGCCAGGTGGGGCATCATCAGGCCAATAAACGCAATGGGGCCGGTAATGGCGGTGGCGCTGCCGCACAGCAGGGTCACCGCCAGCAGACCAGCCAGCTGAGTTCCCGCCACCCGGTTACCCAGGGCGGTGGCCGTATCGCTGCCCATGCTCAGGCTGTTCAGGGCGCGGCTGGCGAGCAGGGCAATCACGCACCCGGCCAGCACGGGCAGGAAGGCCGCTTTCAGGGTCTCCAGGGTGCGGATATCCAGGGAACCGGCCTGCCAGAAGCGCAGCTGGTCGTAGACATCGGGGTTGAGCAGGGCAATGCCGTTACTGAGCCCTTCCAGCACTGCCGCCAGCGCCACCCCGGCTAAGGTCAGGCGCACCGGGCTGAGCTGCCCGCCGCCCTGGCTGCCGGTCAGCGCCACAGTGAGCGAGGCTATCAGGGCCCCGGCAAAGGCCATGGACATCATCGACAGTGGCGAGGTAAAGCCCCAGAACGCCGCCCCCAGCACAATGGCGAAGCTGGCCCCGGCGTTCACCCCCAGCAGACCGGGATCTGCCAGCGGGTTGCGGGTCAGCGTTTGCATTAGCGCCCCGGCAAGGCCCAGGGCCGCACCGGCCAGGATACCGGCAAGTGTACGGGGAAGGCGGGCATCCAGAATGATGGTGCACTCTGGCGTCTGGCATGTGGCAAACAGGGCATCTCTGACGGTGGCAGCGGGTATCGCCTGGGCACCGGTGGTCAGGCTGACCACCGACATTACCACCAGTAATGCCAGCAGGCCGGTCAGTATGACTGAGCGGGACACTGGCTGAAAACTGGGCATAATACGCATCCTGATAATTAATAATGATAGTTATTATCGTTATCACTCCGGTTTGCTATGTTAGCATGAGCGGCTACGTTGGCGGTAAGGAAAATTTTGCTAAGGCTATGTAATGAACCGACAATCTTTATTAATTAATCTCAGTCTGTTACGCACCCATTCTGCTTTCCGGGCGGTATTTATCGCCCGTTTTATTTCCATATTGTCCCTCGGGTTGCTGGGGGTCGGCATCCCGGTACAAATCCAGGCCATGACCGGCTCGCCGTTCCAGGTGGGGCTTGCGGTCACGCTGACCGGCAGCACCATGTTTATCGGCCTGATGATGGGGGGCGTACTGGCGGACCGCTATGAGCGCCGCCGCCTGATCCTGCTGGCAAGAAGCGCCTGCGGGCTGGGTTTTGTGGGCCTGGCGATAAACGCCTTACTACCAGCACCTTCGCTACTGGCCATTTACCTGCTGGGCGTCTGGGATGGTCTGTTTGCGTCGATTGGCGTAACGGCGCTGCTGGCGGCCACCCCGGCACTGGTCGGGCGCGAAAATCTGATGCAGGCCGGGGCCATCACCATGCTGACGGTGCGCCTGGGCTCGGTTATCTCCCCTATGTGTGGTGGCCTGCTGCTGGCCTGGGGTGGCCCGGTCTGGAACTACGGGCTGGCCGCCTTTGGTACGCTGATTACCTGCCTGACCCTGCTGAAGCTGCCCCGCCTGGCACCGCCGGAGATGCCGCGAATGCACCCACTCCGGGCGCTGGGAAGCGGTATCGCTTTTCTGTTCAGCCACCCGCTGGTGGGCGGTATCGCCTTAGTGGGCGCGTTATTGACCATGGCCAGCGCCGTGCGGGTGCTGTACCCGGCTCTGGCCGGTGACTGGCAGATGACCACCGGCCAGATTGGTTTTCTGTATGCGGCGGTCCCGCTGGGGGCCGCAGCTGGTGCCCTGACCAGCGGTCGACTGGCACAGCATACCCGCCCGGGTATGCTGCTGTTGCTGAGCAGCTGCGGGGCGTTTATCGCCATTGGTCTGTTCGGTGGGATGCCGGTATGGGCGGGCGGGGCGCTGTTGCTGGTGGTGTTCGGCTATCTGAGTGGTATCAGCTCGCTGTTGCAGTACACCCTTATTCAGCGCCACACGCCGGATGAGATGCTGGGCAGAATTAATGGCCTGTGGACGGCGCAGAATGTCACCGGTGATGCCCTGGGGGCGGCAGCACTGGGAAGCCTGGCCACCCTGGCAACCCCCCAGTGGGCGGCCAGTGTGTCCGGTGCGGTGCTGTCGGTGGTTGCCGTGCTGCTGATCCTGTTACTGGCCCAGCTACGCGGGCTGTATCAGCCCCCCCAGGTGGAGGAGGGGTCACGAAGCGAAGAGGGCGCTTAAGCGTTGCAGAATCAGTGTGGCGCTGTAGTAGTCAAGCCGGAAGGTCTCCGTACCCAGCGCCCAGACCCGTTTATCTTTCACTGCCGGAATATGGGCCAGTAGCGGGTCTTTACTCAGGGCCGCCGCGTCCTGGTCGTTGTTGGCAAACATCAGCAGGGTCTGGCCGTTAAGGCCGTGGGCCAGGTTTTCGCCGCCAAGCTGCACGATATCGTGGCGTTTGCCCATGCTGGTGCTGAGCCGCAGGCTGGCGGGCAGTTCTGCAAGCCGGAACCCCAGCTGACGCAGTAACTGCCCCTGGGCGGATTCGGCCGTCCACAGGTTGGCGCTGTGGGCGGCGGGGGTATAAACCAGCGCGCTGACCGGCTGGGGGGGCAGGGTCATATGCTGGCGGGCTTTTTCCAGCCGGGTGTTGAATTCGGCAATCCGCGCGGCGGCCTGTTTTTCATGGCCGGTAATAGTGCCCAGCTGGGTCAGTAACTGCTGCCAGCTTTTATCGTCATAGTTGATGACAAGCGTAGGCGCAATGGCCGACAACTGGTCATACAGGGGGAGGGCAGAATCCCCCCCGGTCGCACTGATTAAAATCAGATCCGGCATCTGGGCGGCAATGGCTTCGGCGTTGGCCTCGCCAATATACAGGCGGGCCACGTTACGCTGTCGGGCCACATCCCCCCACTGGCGCAAAAAGCCCTGCTGATCCGCCACCCGGTTGTTGGGGGTGGTGGCACCGCTGGCAACCACCGGCGCATCCAGCGCCAGCAGTGAGCCGGTCAGGGTCACACTGGTAGAGACAATCCGCACCGGCGCCTGCTCCAGCGTGTGGCTGCCTTTACTGTCGGTGACGGTACGCGGCCAGCCGCTGCTGGCCTGGGCGAGTTGACTACACGCACAACAAAATAAAAGCGCGGCAGTGAGCGCATTGCGCAGAATTATCGGCTGGATCACAGGGTTATATCTCTTCTTGTTAAGTAATGCGTCTCATTTTCATCGTTGCGCCGGTAAAGCACAAGGGGCAATTTTAGTGAAATCTGCCGTGGTGATGGTTGACACCAGGCGGCGTAACACTTACGTTACCGCTCCAAAATACAAATGATAATTATTATTAAACGCCTTATCATTTCACCGGAGGTTGCATGGCAACGCTTTTACAGGAAAAGCGACCGGGGGTGGCAACAATGCCCGCAAAAGACAGCTTTAGTTTCACGTCACCGTTGCGCAGTTTGATCACATCAGGGTGTTTCTGCCGTATTACAACACCCGCTCAGGGAGGGGCCGATCCCCGCAGTCCGTTCAGCCAGCAGCTG
This Shimwellia blattae DSM 4481 = NBRC 105725 DNA region includes the following protein-coding sequences:
- a CDS encoding enterobactin synthase subunit F yields the protein MQQTTAFPLVAAQPGIWMADKLSPLPNSWSVAHFVELNGEPDVACLSRAIVLGMADADTLRMRFDDTGGEVRQWFDATLPLTEPRVLDLRQELHPERAARAWMARDLDQDLRLDSGNPLYCHALILVGDQRWFWYQRYHHLVVDGFSFTAITRRTAEIYTALCRREPVANNPFVPFSEVAREYQHYQASPACGKDAAFWREQVASMAPPVTLSDRGAGESPSARAVIREKIALNPEDFAAITRDMQASGLSAADAILALVSLWLGRLSGRQAFSAGFIFMRRIGSAALCATGPVLNVLPYDVRITPGQRLVDLAASLAGQMKKCRRHQRYDAEQVQRDRGPAAQGSPLYSTVVNLKMFDYRLDFDGISGITHQLASGPVRDLEIALYLDEQNNATVELLANPDRYAAATLRRHLERLPLLARQFACQPDLPCDQANLLHKGEQQRLAKVNDTGRMTAALTLSDIIDRQAALTPEAPALADAHHQLSYREMRAQVVALARRLQGQGVQPGDVVAVALPRSVFLSLALQAIVECGAAWLPLDTGYPDDRLHMMLEDARPRLLIADAAQQARFARLPDLAILTCDQLAPPGGEAGALGISRPAHTAYVIFTSGSTGRPKGVMVDQRAIVNRLLWMQDHYPLGAQDVVLQKTPSSFDVSVWEFFWPLMVGARLVMAPPDAHRDPVVLRALLQHWQVTTTHFVPSMLAAFVAALDGEHSVAQCSSLRQVFCSGEALPVALCREWEQLTGIALHNLYGPTEAAVDVSWYPAFGPALAQVQGNSVPIGWPVWNTGLRILDASMQPVPPGVAGDLYLTGIQLAQGYLGRADLTASRFVADPQACGQRMYRTGDVARWLDNGAVEYLGRSDDQLKIRGQRIELGDIDRALLQLPGVAQGVAHACVLNDNLTGGGDARQLVGYLVAEPGQQLDCDALRDQLAQALPPHMVPVVLVALAQFPLSANGKLDRKALPRPLLARPAGRAPAPGGETTVAAAFAELLGCEVNSASDDFFALGGHSLLAMRLAAQLREQLARPVTVGQVMEASTVASLAAVLAHCNSEEAARQAGFDSVLALRRTNGPALFCFHPASGLAWQFSVLQRYLPENWSLIGIQSPRPQGPMQQCATLDEVVEHHLATLRQQQPHGPYYLLGYSLGGTLAQALAARLEQAGERVAFLGLLDTWPPESQNWADKAAGELDPAVLAEIEREREAFLAAQRGQPSEHLFSTISGNYQDAVRLLTTAHTRRFSGKATLFVASETQASGMDARQVWAPWLGGLDIYPVNCTHVDIISPAQLMHIGPVLREVLAG
- the yajD gene encoding HNH nuclease YajD translates to MALIPKNYARLESGYREKALKIYPWVCGRCSREFVYSNLRELTVHHIDHDHTNNPEDGSNWELLCLYCHDHEHSKYTEADQYGTTVVAGEDAQDDVGVATYNPFADLKAMLNKKK
- a CDS encoding ATP-binding cassette domain-containing protein → MSQTVESRLRGNALTLGYGKHIVADGLSVAIPQGKFTAIIGPNGCGKSTLLRTLSRLMKPLAGEVLLDGEAIAGLPTKSVARKIGLLAQNARTPEDISVRELVMRGRYPHQPLFSRWRQEDEEHVQHAMQATGITELADRPVDNLSGGQRQRVWIAMVLAQQTDILLLDEPTTWLDISHQIELMELLSQLNQQKGYTLAAVLHDLNQACRYASHLIALRDGKIVAEGDPREIITAGLIEEIYGMPCVIIRDPVADTPLVVPLGRHRPR
- the fepG gene encoding iron-enterobactin ABC transporter permease — its product is MALILGAIALVWWSLAGGTIPLSGQLLYGVLTGSAPRNVQLVVVEWRLPRIALALLIGAALGISGAIFQSLLRNPLGSPDVMGFNAGAWSGVLVAMVFFDQQSTAVAMAAMAGGILSALVVWSFAWRGGIDTFRLIIIGIGVRAMLLGINTWLLLHASLETAISAGLWNAGSLNGLTWGKAFPSAPLIIVTLLAVILLARRLRMLEMGDDSACALGVAVERSRLLLMLAAVILTAAATALAGPISFVALVAPHIARRLSGTVRYGLMQAALCGAVLLLAADLCAQRLFLPYQLPVGVITVSLGGIYLIVLLIQESRKR
- the fepD gene encoding Fe(3+)-siderophore ABC transporter permease, encoding MPSFQPVSRSVILTGLLALLVVMSVVSLTTGAQAIPAATVRDALFATCQTPECTIILDARLPRTLAGILAGAALGLAGALMQTLTRNPLADPGLLGVNAGASFAIVLGAAFWGFTSPLSMMSMAFAGALIASLTVALTGSQGGGQLSPVRLTLAGVALAAVLEGLSNGIALLNPDVYDQLRFWQAGSLDIRTLETLKAAFLPVLAGCVIALLASRALNSLSMGSDTATALGNRVAGTQLAGLLAVTLLCGSATAITGPIAFIGLMMPHLARWLVGPDHRWILPTTLLATPSLLLLADVIGRVIVPGELRVAIVSAFIGAPVLIYLVRRRRSGGWS
- the entS gene encoding enterobactin transporter EntS — protein: MNRQSLLINLSLLRTHSAFRAVFIARFISILSLGLLGVGIPVQIQAMTGSPFQVGLAVTLTGSTMFIGLMMGGVLADRYERRRLILLARSACGLGFVGLAINALLPAPSLLAIYLLGVWDGLFASIGVTALLAATPALVGRENLMQAGAITMLTVRLGSVISPMCGGLLLAWGGPVWNYGLAAFGTLITCLTLLKLPRLAPPEMPRMHPLRALGSGIAFLFSHPLVGGIALVGALLTMASAVRVLYPALAGDWQMTTGQIGFLYAAVPLGAAAGALTSGRLAQHTRPGMLLLLSSCGAFIAIGLFGGMPVWAGGALLLVVFGYLSGISSLLQYTLIQRHTPDEMLGRINGLWTAQNVTGDALGAAALGSLATLATPQWAASVSGAVLSVVAVLLILLLAQLRGLYQPPQVEEGSRSEEGA
- the fepB gene encoding Fe2+-enterobactin ABC transporter substrate-binding protein, yielding MIQPIILRNALTAALLFCCACSQLAQASSGWPRTVTDSKGSHTLEQAPVRIVSTSVTLTGSLLALDAPVVASGATTPNNRVADQQGFLRQWGDVARQRNVARLYIGEANAEAIAAQMPDLILISATGGDSALPLYDQLSAIAPTLVINYDDKSWQQLLTQLGTITGHEKQAAARIAEFNTRLEKARQHMTLPPQPVSALVYTPAAHSANLWTAESAQGQLLRQLGFRLAELPASLRLSTSMGKRHDIVQLGGENLAHGLNGQTLLMFANNDQDAAALSKDPLLAHIPAVKDKRVWALGTETFRLDYYSATLILQRLSALFAS